Proteins co-encoded in one Ruegeria sp. YS9 genomic window:
- a CDS encoding LysE family translocator: MTVATTSFLIFAASQVGTPGPANMVLLGTGARFGFRAALPFVGGVILGKQLIIWPVGFGLLHLADQAPAVFTVLKYASAAYIFWLAWKIANTRLSRQQAEGNAPGFLAGLIVHPLNPKAWAMIIAGFTGFVAAGTPSFEATVTIALCLLFCQVILHPIWTFAGDRIAHAVEGRPVEKYLMWTLAGLTVASVLFVLFGGGTHP, from the coding sequence ATGACAGTCGCAACCACCAGTTTCCTGATCTTTGCCGCCAGCCAGGTCGGCACGCCGGGACCGGCCAACATGGTCCTGCTGGGTACTGGTGCGCGTTTTGGCTTTCGCGCCGCGTTGCCTTTTGTCGGGGGTGTTATCCTTGGGAAGCAGCTGATCATTTGGCCGGTCGGTTTTGGGTTGCTGCATCTCGCGGATCAGGCACCCGCGGTGTTTACGGTGCTTAAATACGCGTCAGCGGCCTATATTTTTTGGCTGGCGTGGAAGATTGCCAACACGCGGTTGTCGCGACAGCAGGCTGAGGGGAACGCCCCTGGCTTTCTGGCCGGGCTGATTGTTCATCCGCTCAACCCCAAGGCCTGGGCCATGATCATTGCCGGGTTCACCGGGTTCGTGGCTGCGGGCACCCCCAGTTTCGAAGCGACGGTTACGATTGCTCTGTGTTTGTTGTTTTGCCAGGTGATCCTTCATCCGATCTGGACTTTTGCGGGCGATAGAATTGCCCACGCGGTTGAAGGACGACCCGTTGAAAAATATCTGATGTGGACATTGGCAGGCCTTACGGTTGCGTCCGTACTTTTCGTGTTGTTCGGAGGAGGAACACACCCATGA
- a CDS encoding GNAT family N-acetyltransferase, with the protein MKLETIINQPVIETERFDLRPLRRSDMGLIEHYAGDERVARMTTSIAHPLAPGSTEAFVTRSMAEDRDEDVWVMDATKDGGPELIGLITLKRLDRNQSEVGYWVAPIYWNTGIASMAVEALVNANPLKNATMFASVFQDNPASARVLTHCGFQYLGDAESYSVARDANVPTWTYSKKL; encoded by the coding sequence ATGAAACTTGAAACAATAATAAATCAGCCGGTCATAGAAACCGAGCGGTTCGATCTGCGTCCTCTGCGTCGGTCGGATATGGGGCTGATCGAGCACTATGCCGGTGATGAGCGTGTGGCACGTATGACAACCAGTATCGCACATCCTTTGGCCCCCGGCTCGACCGAGGCCTTTGTGACGCGCTCGATGGCCGAGGACCGGGACGAGGACGTCTGGGTCATGGATGCCACCAAGGACGGCGGTCCGGAACTGATTGGTCTGATCACGCTGAAACGGCTGGATCGGAATCAGTCCGAAGTCGGCTATTGGGTTGCACCGATCTATTGGAATACCGGCATTGCCTCTATGGCTGTCGAAGCACTGGTAAATGCCAACCCGCTGAAAAACGCGACGATGTTTGCCAGTGTGTTTCAGGACAATCCGGCCTCGGCCCGGGTCCTGACTCATTGCGGGTTCCAGTATCTTGGCGATGCAGAAAGCTATTCGGTGGCGCGTGATGCGAATGTGCCCACCTGGACGTACAGCAAAAAACTCTGA
- the obgE gene encoding GTPase ObgE yields MKFLDLAKVYIRSGAGGSGCVSFRREKYIEYGGPDGGDGGKGGSVWVEVVDGLNTLIDFRYQQHFFAKNGQPGRGQQRTGKDGDDIVLRVPVGTEILDEDEETVICDLTEVGQRVLLAKGGNGGFGNLHFKSATNQAPRRANPGQAGIDRTIWLRLKLIADVGLLGMPNAGKSTFLAATSNARPKIADYPFTTLHPNLGVVGVDNVEFVVADIPGLIEGAHEGRGIGDRFLGHVERCAVLLHLVDGTSETVADDYRTIIHELEAYGGELAQKPRITVLNKVDALDDEERDLAKAELEEAVGGPVMTMSGVAHQGVTEVLRALRGQIDDNRVRQKPAEEAQPWQP; encoded by the coding sequence ATGAAATTTCTCGATCTTGCAAAGGTCTACATCCGGTCCGGGGCCGGCGGTAGCGGCTGCGTCAGCTTCCGACGCGAAAAGTACATCGAATACGGCGGCCCTGATGGCGGGGACGGCGGTAAGGGCGGTTCCGTCTGGGTCGAGGTCGTGGACGGGCTGAACACCCTGATCGACTTCCGCTATCAACAGCATTTCTTCGCCAAGAACGGCCAGCCGGGCAGGGGGCAGCAACGTACCGGCAAGGACGGTGATGACATTGTCCTGCGCGTGCCCGTCGGCACCGAGATTCTGGACGAAGACGAGGAAACCGTCATCTGCGATCTGACCGAAGTGGGCCAGCGTGTTCTGCTGGCCAAGGGCGGCAATGGCGGTTTCGGCAACCTGCACTTCAAATCGGCCACCAACCAGGCCCCCCGGCGTGCAAATCCGGGGCAGGCAGGCATTGACCGTACGATCTGGCTGCGTCTGAAACTGATTGCCGATGTAGGACTGCTGGGCATGCCGAATGCAGGCAAATCGACCTTTCTTGCAGCCACGTCAAACGCGCGGCCCAAGATCGCGGATTATCCGTTTACCACGCTGCACCCCAATCTGGGTGTCGTGGGGGTCGACAACGTGGAATTCGTGGTGGCCGACATCCCCGGCCTGATCGAAGGCGCCCATGAAGGGCGCGGGATCGGAGATCGCTTCCTTGGTCATGTCGAGCGCTGCGCCGTGCTGCTGCATCTTGTCGATGGTACCTCGGAAACGGTTGCCGATGACTACCGCACGATTATTCACGAGCTTGAGGCCTATGGCGGCGAACTGGCCCAGAAACCCCGGATCACCGTTCTGAACAAGGTTGATGCGTTGGATGATGAAGAACGTGATCTGGCCAAAGCCGAACTGGAAGAGGCCGTTGGCGGCCCCGTGATGACGATGTCCGGCGTTGCTCATCAAGGTGTAACCGAGGTTCTGCGCGCGTTGCGCGGCCAGATCGATGACAATCGTGTTCGTCAGAAACCCGCTGAGGAGGCGCAGCCTTGGCAACCCTGA
- the proB gene encoding glutamate 5-kinase, translated as MATLTSARRLVVKIGSALLVDRETGQLRNKWLFSLAQDVAWLKGQGTDVILVSSGSIALGRGVLGLSMATLPLEKSQAAAAVGQIRLARAYEEALTPHGITTAQVLVTLEDSEDRRRYLNSRATLETLLGLGVVPIVNENDTVATDEIRYGDNDRLAAQIAVTVGADQLILLSDVDGFYSGNPNEDASATRFETIDMITPEIEAMAGDAGSGLSKGGMKTKLLAAKMATAGGCAMAITEGSVLNPLKTLENGANSTWFTATLDPHAARKRWISAMKPRGEITIDEGAANALANGKSLLPAGIVEVTGDFGRGDPVAILDPKARRLAQGISRYTAQEADAIKGRKSSEIEATLGYPGRAALIHRDDLAL; from the coding sequence TTGGCAACCCTGACTTCTGCGCGCCGATTGGTTGTCAAAATCGGGTCAGCTTTGCTGGTTGATCGCGAAACCGGCCAGTTGCGCAATAAATGGTTGTTTTCGTTGGCGCAGGATGTCGCGTGGCTCAAGGGGCAGGGGACAGATGTAATCCTTGTCTCGTCCGGATCTATTGCACTGGGACGCGGCGTTTTGGGGCTGTCCATGGCGACATTGCCATTGGAAAAGTCGCAAGCTGCCGCTGCCGTCGGGCAAATTCGTCTGGCGCGTGCATATGAAGAGGCATTGACGCCTCATGGGATTACCACGGCTCAGGTTTTGGTGACATTGGAAGACAGCGAGGATCGTCGCCGCTATCTGAATTCACGGGCGACCCTGGAAACTTTGCTGGGCTTGGGTGTCGTACCGATCGTCAACGAAAACGACACCGTGGCAACGGATGAGATCCGGTATGGCGACAACGATCGTCTGGCCGCGCAAATCGCGGTAACGGTCGGGGCGGATCAGTTGATCCTGCTGTCAGATGTCGATGGCTTCTATTCGGGCAACCCCAACGAGGACGCCTCGGCCACGCGTTTCGAAACGATCGACATGATCACGCCCGAGATCGAAGCCATGGCGGGCGATGCGGGCTCTGGCCTGTCAAAGGGCGGAATGAAGACAAAGCTGCTGGCCGCCAAGATGGCCACCGCGGGCGGTTGTGCGATGGCGATCACGGAAGGATCGGTTCTGAACCCTCTGAAAACGCTGGAAAATGGCGCGAATTCGACGTGGTTTACCGCAACGCTGGACCCGCATGCTGCGCGCAAACGCTGGATTTCAGCAATGAAACCGCGTGGCGAAATCACCATCGATGAAGGGGCTGCCAACGCGCTGGCAAATGGCAAAAGCCTGTTGCCCGCAGGTATTGTCGAAGTGACCGGCGATTTCGGGCGCGGCGACCCCGTCGCGATCCTTGACCCCAAAGCTCGCCGGCTGGCGCAGGGAATCAGCCGTTACACCGCGCAGGAGGCTGACGCGATCAAGGGGCGCAAGTCGTCCGAGATCGAGGCGACCCTTGGATATCCCGGCCGTGCGGCCTTGATCCACCGGGATGATCTGGCCCTGTAG
- a CDS encoding glutamate-5-semialdehyde dehydrogenase, translating to MKDFDSIPALMADLGKRAKAASRDLAFASSERKHAALIAAADAVWANRAQIIEANRKDLEFGREKGLSPAMMDRLMLDEARVQGMVDGLRAVADQTDPVGEVLAEWDRPTGLNIQRVRTPLGVIGVIYESRPNVTADAGALCLKSGNAVILRGGSESFHSSTAIHACLVEGLKAANLPEDAIQLVPTRDRAAVQELLTLTDYVDVIVPRGGKGLVGLVQREARVPVFAHLEGIVHIYVDKGADPQKTLDVVLNAKTRRTGICGAAECLLIHQDIAETLGRDVIAALLKAGVEVHAEGTLAVEGTVSATAEDWGKEFLDSVIAAKPVADIDAAIAHIQRYGSNHTDCIMTEDDTAVARFFERLDSAILMHNASTQFADGGEFGMGAEIGIATGKMHARGPVGAAQLTSFKYLVRGNGTIRD from the coding sequence ATGAAAGATTTCGACAGCATTCCGGCTCTGATGGCTGATCTTGGAAAACGTGCCAAAGCGGCATCGCGCGATCTGGCTTTTGCGAGCTCTGAACGCAAACATGCCGCCCTGATTGCGGCAGCCGACGCGGTTTGGGCCAATCGGGCGCAGATCATCGAAGCCAACCGGAAGGATCTGGAGTTCGGCCGCGAGAAGGGCCTTAGCCCGGCGATGATGGACCGCCTTATGCTGGATGAGGCGCGTGTTCAGGGCATGGTCGATGGTTTGCGGGCGGTGGCTGATCAGACCGATCCGGTGGGCGAAGTGCTGGCCGAATGGGACCGTCCGACTGGATTGAATATTCAGCGCGTACGCACCCCGCTGGGTGTGATCGGCGTGATCTATGAAAGCCGCCCGAATGTCACCGCTGACGCAGGCGCGCTGTGTCTGAAATCCGGAAATGCCGTTATCCTGCGCGGAGGGTCCGAGAGTTTTCATTCTTCGACCGCGATTCATGCCTGCCTGGTTGAAGGGCTGAAGGCCGCCAATCTGCCGGAAGATGCGATTCAACTGGTGCCGACACGTGACCGCGCGGCGGTTCAGGAATTGCTGACCCTGACCGACTATGTCGACGTCATCGTTCCGCGCGGCGGCAAGGGGTTGGTCGGGCTGGTCCAGCGTGAGGCCCGTGTGCCTGTCTTTGCGCATCTTGAAGGCATCGTGCACATCTATGTCGACAAGGGTGCTGATCCGCAGAAAACACTGGACGTGGTGCTGAACGCCAAGACGCGCCGTACCGGCATCTGCGGCGCTGCCGAATGTCTGCTGATTCATCAGGACATCGCCGAAACGCTGGGGCGAGACGTGATCGCCGCACTGCTGAAAGCAGGGGTCGAAGTTCACGCCGAAGGCACACTTGCGGTCGAGGGCACAGTTTCCGCGACGGCGGAGGATTGGGGAAAAGAGTTTCTGGACAGCGTGATCGCGGCCAAGCCCGTCGCTGATATCGACGCTGCCATTGCGCATATCCAGCGATACGGATCAAACCATACCGATTGTATCATGACCGAGGATGACACGGCCGTAGCCCGTTTCTTTGAGCGCCTCGATAGCGCGATCCTGATGCACAACGCTTCGACTCAGTTCGCCGATGGTGGCGAGTTCGGGATGGGCGCCGAGATCGGTATCGCCACGGGCAAAATGCATGCCCGCGGCCCGGTGGGGGCCGCCCAGTTGACCAGTTTCAAATATCTGGTGCGCGGAAACGGAACGATTCGGGATTAA
- a CDS encoding histidine phosphotransferase family protein, translated as MGNTNVNLAELIGSRICHDLISPIGAITNGLELLDMVGAVQGPEMELISGSVGSAGARIRFFRVAFGSAGEQPLGRAEVAELLKDIERTGRVRVIWNLKEPVPRNQVKLAFLAIMCFESAMPLGGTVEITTQDGKWSVIGTADKLNVDTELWKHVATGRFPNKITPAQVQFALLPETANAMGRRVAVETAATRVALRF; from the coding sequence ATGGGCAACACGAACGTCAACCTGGCTGAATTGATCGGCTCACGGATCTGCCACGATCTGATCAGCCCGATCGGGGCGATCACCAACGGGCTGGAACTGTTGGACATGGTTGGCGCTGTCCAGGGCCCCGAGATGGAGTTGATCTCGGGCAGTGTCGGCAGTGCGGGCGCGCGTATCCGGTTTTTCCGGGTTGCCTTCGGATCAGCAGGAGAACAGCCGCTGGGCCGTGCCGAAGTGGCCGAGCTGCTCAAGGACATCGAACGCACCGGACGGGTGAGGGTTATCTGGAATCTGAAGGAACCCGTGCCCCGAAATCAGGTCAAACTGGCCTTTTTGGCAATCATGTGTTTCGAAAGCGCCATGCCACTGGGCGGCACAGTCGAAATCACGACCCAGGATGGAAAATGGTCGGTCATCGGGACAGCGGACAAGCTGAACGTGGACACTGAACTGTGGAAACACGTTGCAACCGGCCGGTTTCCCAACAAGATTACACCCGCGCAGGTCCAGTTCGCTCTGCTGCCCGAAACCGCAAATGCGATGGGTCGGCGCGTTGCGGTGGAAACCGCCGCAACCCGCGTAGCGCTGCGTTTTTAA
- a CDS encoding DUF3553 domain-containing protein — MTDMNAILAPGMFVRHPDFPEWGVGQVQSNIAGKITVNFREQGKVVIDGTRIALMPVFDP, encoded by the coding sequence ATGACAGACATGAATGCTATTCTTGCACCGGGCATGTTTGTTCGCCACCCGGATTTCCCCGAATGGGGCGTCGGACAGGTTCAGTCCAACATCGCAGGCAAGATCACCGTGAACTTTCGCGAGCAGGGGAAAGTGGTAATCGACGGAACGCGCATCGCCCTGATGCCGGTCTTTGATCCGTGA
- a CDS encoding GNAT family N-acetyltransferase, with product MPDAGPSFTIKLAETQDELRAAQRLRYDVFVRELGGGGELIDHVTGLERDRFDPYFDHMLAIDDATGEVVGVYRLLPGDRAADLGQFYSEDEYDLSVLKQSGRKLLELGRSCLHRDYRGGTAMYHLWNGLSRYVAERQIEVLFGVASFHGTDVQELAQPLSMLHHNHLAPPDLRVRAQPSVFQTMDLVAPDGLDRRRAMVQVPALIKAYLRLGGFVGEGAFIDHTFNTTDVCLILDTTRMNERQKRIYGGA from the coding sequence ATGCCGGACGCTGGCCCCTCGTTCACGATCAAATTGGCAGAAACCCAGGACGAACTGCGCGCCGCGCAGCGGTTGCGCTATGACGTGTTTGTGCGTGAACTCGGCGGCGGGGGTGAGCTGATCGATCATGTGACCGGGCTGGAACGGGACCGGTTTGATCCCTATTTCGATCACATGCTGGCCATCGATGATGCGACCGGAGAAGTTGTCGGCGTTTACAGGCTGTTACCGGGGGATCGCGCCGCTGACTTGGGGCAGTTTTATTCCGAGGACGAATACGATCTGAGCGTTCTCAAGCAAAGTGGCCGCAAGTTGCTGGAACTGGGCCGGTCCTGCCTGCACAGGGACTACCGGGGCGGTACGGCCATGTATCATCTCTGGAATGGTCTCTCTCGGTATGTGGCCGAACGTCAGATCGAAGTTCTGTTCGGCGTCGCCAGTTTTCATGGCACGGATGTGCAGGAACTGGCCCAGCCATTGTCCATGCTGCATCACAATCATCTGGCACCGCCAGACCTGCGGGTGAGGGCTCAGCCGAGCGTGTTTCAGACCATGGATCTTGTCGCACCGGACGGGCTGGATCGCCGCCGCGCCATGGTGCAGGTTCCGGCCCTGATCAAAGCCTATCTGAGGCTTGGCGGTTTTGTGGGTGAAGGGGCGTTCATCGATCATACCTTCAATACCACCGATGTGTGCCTGATCCTGGATACGACCCGTATGAACGAGCGGCAGAAGCGCATCTATGGCGGGGCTTGA
- a CDS encoding 1-acyl-sn-glycerol-3-phosphate acyltransferase has product MAGLDPVNDPLWNSEDAPDPIELGFVGWILVILRGLPLAILVFGGLLVLLAIRLIELPLCGVRRPVTPFISQFVCRNAFRILGIGFRCSGALMKEHGAVVANHTSWLDIFALNARKRVYFVSKAEVANWPGIGWLARATGTVFIERDRKKAREQTAIFEERLKAGHKLLFFPEGTSTDGLRVLPFKTTLFAAFFADELRGFMYVQPVSVIFHAPKGQPDRFYGWWGDMDFAPHLLKTLGARRQGSVELIYHSPARVRDFANRKELAAHCEAAVRHAHALARLEK; this is encoded by the coding sequence ATGGCGGGGCTTGATCCGGTGAATGATCCGCTTTGGAACAGTGAGGATGCGCCGGATCCGATCGAACTGGGTTTTGTCGGCTGGATTCTTGTGATCCTGAGGGGCTTGCCCCTGGCCATCCTTGTGTTCGGTGGGCTGCTTGTTCTGTTGGCCATTCGACTGATCGAGCTGCCGCTTTGTGGCGTTCGACGCCCTGTCACACCGTTCATCAGCCAGTTCGTGTGCCGAAACGCGTTCCGAATCCTAGGAATCGGATTCCGCTGCTCGGGTGCGTTGATGAAGGAACACGGCGCAGTTGTTGCCAACCACACATCCTGGCTGGATATCTTTGCCCTGAACGCCCGCAAAAGGGTCTACTTCGTGTCCAAGGCAGAAGTCGCAAACTGGCCGGGTATCGGATGGTTGGCACGGGCCACCGGAACCGTATTCATCGAGCGGGATCGCAAAAAGGCGCGCGAGCAGACGGCGATCTTCGAAGAACGTCTGAAGGCCGGACATAAACTGTTGTTTTTCCCCGAGGGCACCTCGACCGACGGATTGCGCGTTTTGCCATTCAAAACAACGCTCTTTGCCGCTTTCTTCGCGGATGAATTGCGGGGTTTCATGTATGTGCAACCGGTCTCGGTGATTTTCCACGCGCCGAAAGGTCAGCCTGACCGGTTCTATGGCTGGTGGGGCGATATGGATTTCGCGCCCCATCTGCTCAAGACATTGGGCGCGCGCAGGCAGGGGTCCGTTGAACTGATCTATCACTCTCCCGCCCGGGTCAGGGATTTCGCCAACCGCAAGGAACTGGCGGCCCATTGCGAGGCGGCAGTGCGCCACGCGCATGCATTGGCGCGGCTTGAAAAATAA
- the rpsB gene encoding 30S ribosomal protein S2 — MALPEFTMRQLLEAGVHFGHQTQRWNPRMGPFIYGSRNGIHIMDLTQTVPMLDQALQAVRDTVAKGGRVLFVGTKRQAAGPIAEAAEKSAQYYMNHRWLGGTLTNWKTVSQSINRLNQIDEAMESGAEGLTKKERLGMERDQAKLQASLGGIREMGGVPDLLFVIDVKKEALAIAEANKLGIPVVAVVDTNCSPDGVDYIIPGNDDAARAIALYCDLAARAALDGMTAQMGAAGVDLGAFEEAPVEEVVAEEAPAEEAAPEAKAEA; from the coding sequence ATGGCTCTTCCCGAGTTCACCATGCGTCAGCTGCTGGAAGCTGGCGTGCACTTCGGTCACCAGACACAGCGTTGGAATCCCCGCATGGGCCCGTTCATCTACGGCTCGCGCAATGGCATCCACATCATGGACCTGACCCAGACCGTTCCGATGCTGGATCAGGCTCTGCAGGCTGTTCGTGACACCGTCGCAAAAGGTGGCCGCGTTTTGTTCGTTGGTACCAAGCGTCAGGCTGCTGGCCCGATCGCTGAAGCCGCTGAAAAGTCGGCTCAGTACTACATGAACCACCGCTGGCTGGGCGGCACGTTGACCAACTGGAAAACCGTTTCCCAGTCGATCAACCGTCTGAACCAGATCGACGAAGCCATGGAATCGGGCGCCGAAGGCCTGACCAAGAAAGAGCGTCTGGGCATGGAGCGTGACCAGGCTAAGCTGCAGGCGTCGCTGGGCGGTATCCGCGAGATGGGCGGCGTTCCTGATCTGCTGTTCGTCATCGACGTTAAAAAAGAAGCACTGGCGATCGCCGAAGCCAACAAGCTGGGTATCCCGGTAGTGGCTGTTGTCGACACCAACTGCTCGCCCGACGGCGTTGACTACATCATCCCCGGCAACGACGACGCAGCCCGTGCCATCGCTCTGTACTGCGACCTGGCCGCGCGTGCCGCTCTGGACGGTATGACCGCTCAGATGGGTGCAGCAGGCGTTGACCTGGGCGCGTTCGAAGAAGCTCCGGTTGAGGAAGTGGTTGCTGAAGAAGCACCCGCAGAAGAAGCCGCACCGGAAGCCAAAGCCGAAGCGTAA
- the tsf gene encoding translation elongation factor Ts encodes MAITAAMVKELRDSTGAGMMDAKKALTETGGNMDEAVDWLRTKGLAKAAKKSGRTAAEGLVAVHVDGGNGVAVEVNSETDFVAKNAEFQEMVGKIAYAAEGVDNVEELLAADLGGKSVADTLTDKIATIGENMSVRRMAKLSGDTVVSYVHNAATNGMGKIGVLVALTGGDEAIGKQVAMHIAAVNPAALSEADMDPAVVEKEKQVQMDIARESGKPEQVIEKMIEGRMKKFVAESTLLNQQFVVNPDLTVEAAAKEAGATITGFIRLEVGEGIVVEKEDFAAEVAKAAQG; translated from the coding sequence ATGGCAATCACAGCAGCAATGGTTAAAGAACTGCGCGACTCGACCGGCGCAGGCATGATGGACGCGAAAAAAGCGCTGACTGAAACCGGCGGCAACATGGATGAAGCCGTTGACTGGCTGCGCACCAAAGGTCTGGCCAAGGCGGCCAAGAAATCGGGCCGTACCGCAGCAGAAGGTCTGGTTGCAGTCCACGTCGATGGCGGCAACGGTGTAGCTGTTGAAGTGAACTCGGAAACCGATTTCGTCGCGAAAAACGCCGAGTTCCAGGAAATGGTCGGCAAGATTGCTTACGCGGCTGAAGGCGTAGACAACGTAGAAGAGCTGCTGGCAGCTGATCTGGGCGGCAAATCCGTCGCCGACACCCTGACCGACAAGATCGCCACCATCGGTGAAAACATGTCGGTGCGTCGCATGGCGAAACTGTCGGGCGACACCGTCGTGTCCTACGTCCACAATGCGGCCACCAACGGCATGGGCAAAATCGGCGTTCTGGTTGCTTTGACCGGTGGCGACGAGGCAATCGGCAAGCAGGTTGCAATGCACATCGCGGCCGTGAACCCGGCGGCCCTGTCCGAAGCAGACATGGACCCGGCAGTTGTCGAGAAAGAAAAGCAGGTCCAGATGGACATCGCCCGCGAATCCGGCAAGCCGGAGCAGGTGATCGAAAAGATGATCGAAGGCCGTATGAAGAAATTCGTCGCGGAATCGACTCTGCTGAACCAGCAATTTGTCGTGAACCCTGACCTGACCGTCGAAGCAGCGGCCAAGGAAGCAGGCGCGACCATCACCGGCTTCATCCGTCTGGAAGTTGGCGAAGGCATCGTGGTTGAAAAAGAAGATTTCGCCGCCGAAGTCGCCAAAGCCGCGCAAGGCTAA